One Mycolicibacterium fallax genomic window, GTCACGCCCGGCGCACGTCTGCCTGGATCGGGTGGTGATCCGGCCGCGCGACCAGTCGCCGCGCTGAGCCTCAGCCCGGCGGCTCGGCGCCGTCGCCGGGCGGGGTGGTCGCCGGCCGGGTGGTTGTCGTGGCGGGCGGGGTGGTTGTCGGGGTGCCCGAGAGCGTCGGCGCGTTCGACGGGGTGGCCGGCGCGCGCGACGGCAGGTTCATCGTGGAGGCCGAATCCGCCAGCGCCGACATGGATTTCCACTCGTCCCAGTCCACCGCCCAGTCCCAGATGTCGCCGTCGGCGTAGGACAGCTCGATCGAGGTGCCGGTGACCTCCACCGGGTCGCCGTAGATCGCGGTGTAGAAGTACTGCTCGGCGTCGCCGGTGGACAGGTTGATGCAGCCGTTGGTGACGTTGGTGTTGCCCTGGGCGTCGGCGCTGTTGGGGTTGGCGTGGATGAACTCGCCGTTGTTGGAGATCCGCACCGCCCAGCGCTCGTGCACGTTGGTGTAGCCGGCGGCCGGGTTGGACATCCAGAAGTCGGCGTACTTCTCGGTGACGACGTGGATGCCGCTGCGGGTGACGTTGCGCGGCAGGTCCCCCTCGCCGTAGCTGCACGGGAAGTCGAACAGCACGCCGTCGTCGGTGAGCACCCGGATCCGGTGGCTCGGCGCGTCGGCCTGGACCAGCTGGCGGCGACCGATGCTGAAGTCCAGGGTGGAGTCGGCGCCGCCGAAGTTCCCCTCGCCGAAGTCGACGCCGTACAGCGGGGCGGTCACCCGCACCGTGGTGCCGGCCGGGAAGTAGTCGCGGCTGCGCCAGTGCACCCGCGAGCCCGCGGCCTCGTCGGGCAGCCAGGCCCAGCTGCCCTCGACCGCCGGCTCGGTGTGCACCGCCAGGGCGCGCTCGACGGCGGCCTTGTCGGCGATCGGCGCGTCGAACTGCAGGATGATCGGCGCGGCCACCCCGACGGTCTGGCCGTCGGCGAGCTGGAACTGCCCGTTGACCACGGCGGCCGGGGCGATGGTGCGAAACGTCGCGGCCACCTCGACCGGGTTGCCGTCCTGCCCGACCACCGACCCGCTCCAGGTGTAGGTCTGCGCGTAGCCCAGCGGCTCGGTCACGGTGAACGCGGTGCGGTCCCGATTGAGCACCCCGGCGACCACCTTGCCGTCGGCGTTGATCAGCGCGGCCCGCTGCAGCCAGCCGTCGGTGACCGCCAGCCGCACCGGGGTGCGCGGGTTGACCTCGACGGCCGCGTCGGCGGGGCTGAAGTTCAGCGTCGGCGACGGCGGCGGGCCCGCGGACTGCGGGCCGTCAGACCCGGACCGGCAGGCCGCCAGCGCCCCCGACGCGGCGACACCGAGCGCCAGCGCGCTCAGCGCCCGGCGCCTGGTCATCGGCGCAGCTGTCGGGGTATTGCGGTCCGGATTCACTGGGGCCAAGGATACGGACCGGTCACGATCGGGGCGACATCCGCACCGGGGCGGCAGCTCAGAGTTCGGCGCCGACCAGCACCGGTTCGGGCACCAGCTCGACGCCGAACCGATCGCGCACCCCGTCGCGCACGGTGCGGGCCAGCCGCAGGATGTCGGCGGTGCGGGCGTCGCCGCGGTTGGTCAGCGCCAGGGCGTGCTTGGTGGACAGCCGGGCCGGGGCGTCCGGGCCCGGGAAGCCCTTGCCGAAGCCGGCCTGCTCGACCAGCCAGCCGGCGGCCAGCTTGACCCCGTCGGGGGCCGGGTAGTGCGGCACCGGGCC contains:
- a CDS encoding L,D-transpeptidase, with protein sequence MTRRRALSALALGVAASGALAACRSGSDGPQSAGPPPSPTLNFSPADAAVEVNPRTPVRLAVTDGWLQRAALINADGKVVAGVLNRDRTAFTVTEPLGYAQTYTWSGSVVGQDGNPVEVAATFRTIAPAAVVNGQFQLADGQTVGVAAPIILQFDAPIADKAAVERALAVHTEPAVEGSWAWLPDEAAGSRVHWRSRDYFPAGTTVRVTAPLYGVDFGEGNFGGADSTLDFSIGRRQLVQADAPSHRIRVLTDDGVLFDFPCSYGEGDLPRNVTRSGIHVVTEKYADFWMSNPAAGYTNVHERWAVRISNNGEFIHANPNSADAQGNTNVTNGCINLSTGDAEQYFYTAIYGDPVEVTGTSIELSYADGDIWDWAVDWDEWKSMSALADSASTMNLPSRAPATPSNAPTLSGTPTTTPPATTTTRPATTPPGDGAEPPG